A DNA window from Robbsia sp. KACC 23696 contains the following coding sequences:
- a CDS encoding DNA polymerase Y family protein — MRLWIGVFLPHLPLEVFRPTWSSETSLSGTDATGSPIPLAVLEQGRVVAMSRAARQAGVRLGMKRGGVLTVAAQAVLRERDLLREADAWQGVALALMQYTPQVALLDWARASQQAGSTPAQNQMQGVTWGQAGAAIDAPLIVADISASLRLFGGIRALRRRIRATLTASGLTARLSLAPTGTAAALLARAGGMTVLHPMAMPEEACMSIGIRRTPRSLDRILGQLPLPFLPEAQAHVDSLHGLGCLTLDDLRRLPRAGIKRRCGEALVEALDRALGLAEEGFQWLTTPEQFDQQQALPDRADDTSLIFAGATTLIGRLTGWLASRQWAVTRFMLLLEHERGREARPPTPIEIALAEPTWHDSHLLRLVRERLAKTSLEAHVIAVRLQATAVEPAKPLSNSLFPEPAGSPADHRRLIELLQARLGIDNVLQCHDREDYRPERANQWGRRDPRGTPESGGKGRAGAPALSIVKAGNLAEAARARIAQHTPRPVWLLDTPLPLMTRRHRPFYGSSLRLVSPGERIESGWWDDAVVMRDYFVAQADDHTCYWIFRERLGRKVKTRADEQADGQIDEPAEAQADGPDTNRSNGRPSDARPSGRDAMPDTASAEEAHWFLHGFFG; from the coding sequence ATGCGTCTTTGGATCGGCGTCTTTCTGCCGCACCTGCCCCTCGAAGTGTTTCGGCCGACCTGGTCCAGTGAAACGTCCCTTAGCGGCACCGACGCGACCGGCTCGCCGATCCCGCTCGCCGTGCTCGAACAGGGCCGGGTCGTGGCGATGAGCCGCGCCGCGCGCCAGGCGGGTGTCCGCCTGGGGATGAAGCGCGGCGGCGTGCTGACGGTTGCCGCGCAAGCGGTGCTGCGTGAACGGGATCTGCTCCGCGAAGCCGATGCCTGGCAAGGTGTCGCCCTGGCGTTAATGCAATACACGCCGCAAGTCGCGCTGCTCGACTGGGCGCGTGCATCTCAGCAGGCCGGCAGTACGCCGGCGCAGAATCAGATGCAGGGGGTGACATGGGGACAGGCCGGCGCAGCGATCGACGCACCGCTCATCGTCGCCGACATCTCGGCCAGTCTGCGGCTGTTCGGCGGCATCCGTGCGCTGCGCCGACGCATTCGCGCGACGCTGACCGCCAGCGGCCTGACGGCCCGTCTCAGCCTGGCCCCCACCGGTACCGCTGCCGCATTGCTGGCGCGCGCCGGTGGCATGACCGTTTTGCATCCGATGGCAATGCCGGAGGAGGCATGCATGTCGATCGGTATCCGCCGTACGCCGCGCTCCCTCGATCGGATACTCGGCCAGTTGCCCTTGCCTTTCCTGCCGGAAGCGCAGGCGCATGTGGACAGTTTGCACGGTCTGGGCTGCCTGACGCTCGACGATCTGCGGCGCCTCCCCCGTGCCGGCATCAAACGGCGATGCGGCGAAGCGCTCGTCGAGGCGTTGGATCGCGCACTGGGCCTGGCCGAGGAAGGGTTCCAGTGGCTCACGACACCGGAACAATTCGATCAACAGCAAGCCTTGCCCGACCGCGCCGACGACACAAGCCTTATTTTTGCCGGTGCAACAACGTTGATCGGCCGGCTGACGGGTTGGCTCGCGAGCCGTCAATGGGCGGTGACGCGTTTCATGCTGCTGCTCGAACACGAGCGAGGAAGGGAAGCACGCCCACCGACGCCGATCGAAATCGCTTTGGCCGAACCCACTTGGCATGACAGTCATCTATTGCGCCTGGTGCGGGAGCGATTGGCCAAAACCAGTTTGGAGGCGCATGTCATTGCGGTACGGTTGCAGGCCACCGCTGTAGAACCGGCCAAGCCGTTGAGCAACAGCCTGTTTCCGGAGCCGGCTGGCAGCCCGGCCGATCATCGTCGCTTGATCGAGTTACTACAGGCGCGGCTCGGCATCGACAACGTTCTGCAATGCCACGACCGGGAAGACTATCGCCCGGAGAGAGCAAATCAGTGGGGACGGCGCGACCCGCGCGGCACGCCGGAAAGCGGGGGCAAAGGCCGCGCCGGGGCACCTGCCTTATCGATCGTCAAGGCCGGCAATCTCGCCGAGGCGGCGCGGGCCCGCATCGCGCAGCATACGCCGCGTCCGGTCTGGCTGCTGGACACGCCACTGCCCTTGATGACGCGCCGACATCGGCCGTTCTACGGCAGCTCGCTACGCCTGGTATCGCCAGGAGAACGCATCGAATCGGGCTGGTGGGACGATGCCGTGGTGATGCGCGATTACTTCGTCGCGCAAGCCGACGATCACACCTGCTATTGGATTTTTCGGGAGCGCCTGGGGAGAAAAGTCAAGACGCGGGCCGACGAACAGGCGGACGGACAAATCGATGAACCGGCCGAGGCGCAGGCCGATGGCCCTGACACGAACCGATCGAACGGGCGGCCGTCCGATGCACGCCCATCCGGACGTGACGCCATGCCTGACACCGCGTCCGCGGAGGAAGCGCACTGGTTCCTCCATGGTTTTTTTGGGTGA
- the imuA gene encoding translesion DNA synthesis-associated protein ImuA, producing the protein MQNAALQHPETIHPSLWRASQLAQVRQTCVDPGDSRLAAELPGGGWPVGSLTELMLPQAGIGEFRMLRPALQNVAARPLMMLCPPHIPNQQAFHYWGLPLAQWHWVRAARTADALWAAEQILRTGGCGALLFWQDPVRPEALRRLHMAAQASSSLFFLFRPLNAAHRTSPAPLRLALQPAPEGLSVTFIKRRGPTSEQSLDLSLSPSPILLNRHASLDRRLSAAPAPRSVSADLVQ; encoded by the coding sequence ATGCAAAACGCCGCGCTCCAGCATCCGGAAACCATCCACCCGTCCTTATGGCGTGCCTCCCAGCTCGCCCAGGTACGGCAAACCTGCGTGGATCCGGGGGATAGCCGTCTGGCGGCCGAATTGCCCGGTGGGGGCTGGCCCGTGGGCAGTTTGACGGAATTGATGCTGCCGCAGGCAGGCATTGGCGAATTCCGAATGCTGCGGCCAGCATTGCAAAACGTCGCGGCGCGTCCCTTGATGATGCTGTGCCCGCCCCATATCCCGAATCAACAGGCCTTCCATTATTGGGGACTGCCGCTGGCGCAATGGCATTGGGTGCGCGCCGCGCGGACGGCGGATGCTTTATGGGCGGCGGAGCAGATTTTACGCACCGGGGGGTGTGGCGCCCTGCTGTTCTGGCAGGACCCTGTCAGGCCGGAGGCATTGCGGCGGCTGCATATGGCCGCGCAGGCATCGTCGTCGCTGTTCTTTCTCTTTCGCCCATTGAACGCGGCGCATCGCACCTCTCCCGCGCCGCTGCGGCTGGCTTTGCAGCCCGCGCCGGAAGGATTGTCGGTGACCTTCATCAAGCGGCGCGGCCCCACCAGCGAGCAGTCCCTCGACCTGTCCTTATCGCCGTCCCCTATTTTATTGAATCGTCATGCGTCTTTGGATCGGCGTCTTTCTGCCGCACCTGCCCCTCGAAGTGTTTCGGCCGACCTGGTCCAGTGA
- the ugpB gene encoding sn-glycerol-3-phosphate ABC transporter substrate-binding protein UgpB produces MQQSPLARTVKTVCAAAALTLGVLASASANAATDIPFWHAMEGALGDRVNDIAKDFNASQSDYHITPVYKGSYDQTLAAGIAAYRSGNAPAILQVYEVGTATMMRAKSAIVPVYDVFKNAGVPLDEGAFIPTISGYYSDAKTGHLVSMPFNSSTPVLFYNKDAFRKAGLDPNQPPRTWPEVEKDALALRRAGLSCGYASGWQSWIQLENYSAWHAAPFASRNNGFDGDDAVLEFNKPLQVAHIAFLKKMQNEGAFSYVGRQDEPNAKFYSGDCGITTNSSAALANIKKYAKFEFGSGTLPYDPSVKGAPQNAIIGGASLWVMGGKDKSTYKGVAEFLAYLAKPEVAARWHQDTGYLPVTKAAYDLTKAQGFYKTHPDSETAIKQMMNKPPLPFTKGLRLGNMPQIRVVIDEELEQVWGGTKTPQTALDSAVARGNDLLRRFQKSGS; encoded by the coding sequence ATGCAACAATCGCCTCTGGCCCGAACGGTCAAGACGGTATGCGCCGCAGCAGCACTCACGTTGGGTGTGCTGGCGAGCGCTTCCGCCAATGCCGCGACCGATATTCCGTTCTGGCATGCGATGGAAGGTGCGCTGGGCGATCGTGTGAACGACATTGCGAAGGACTTCAATGCCTCGCAGAGCGACTATCACATCACGCCGGTCTATAAGGGCAGTTACGATCAGACGCTGGCAGCGGGCATCGCCGCCTATCGAAGCGGCAACGCGCCGGCGATTCTGCAGGTCTACGAAGTCGGAACGGCGACGATGATGCGGGCGAAGAGCGCGATCGTCCCGGTCTACGACGTGTTCAAGAATGCCGGTGTGCCATTAGACGAGGGTGCTTTCATTCCGACGATCTCCGGCTATTACAGCGACGCGAAAACCGGCCATCTGGTCTCGATGCCGTTCAACAGCTCCACTCCGGTCCTGTTCTACAACAAGGACGCGTTCCGCAAGGCCGGTCTGGATCCGAATCAACCGCCACGGACCTGGCCGGAGGTGGAGAAGGACGCGCTGGCGCTGCGCAGGGCGGGCCTGTCCTGCGGCTATGCGTCCGGCTGGCAGAGCTGGATCCAATTGGAGAACTACAGTGCCTGGCATGCCGCACCGTTTGCCTCGCGCAATAACGGTTTCGATGGCGACGATGCGGTGCTCGAATTCAACAAGCCGCTGCAGGTCGCACATATCGCCTTCTTGAAAAAGATGCAGAACGAAGGCGCGTTCAGCTATGTCGGCCGCCAGGACGAGCCCAACGCCAAGTTCTACAGTGGCGATTGCGGCATCACGACCAATTCGTCGGCCGCATTGGCGAATATCAAGAAGTACGCGAAGTTCGAATTCGGCAGCGGCACCTTGCCTTACGACCCAAGCGTCAAGGGTGCGCCTCAGAATGCGATCATCGGTGGCGCGAGCCTGTGGGTGATGGGCGGCAAGGATAAGAGCACGTATAAGGGCGTGGCCGAATTCCTGGCCTATCTGGCCAAGCCCGAGGTGGCGGCGAGGTGGCACCAGGATACCGGTTACCTGCCGGTGACGAAGGCCGCCTACGACCTGACGAAGGCGCAGGGTTTCTACAAAACGCACCCGGATAGCGAGACGGCGATCAAGCAGATGATGAACAAGCCGCCGTTGCCGTTCACCAAGGGATTGCGTCTGGGCAATATGCCGCAGATCCGTGTCGTGATCGACGAGGAACTGGAACAGGTCTGGGGCGGCACGAAGACGCCGCAAACGGCATTGGACTCAGCGGTTGCGCGCGGCAACGATCTGCTGCGTCGGTTCCAGAAATCCGGAAGCTGA
- the ugpA gene encoding sn-glycerol-3-phosphate ABC transporter permease UgpA produces MTQANEAASVSASSTSSSPSPSPLAPTTRGALAKARARAHAANTPFGASWLPYLLILPQLAITAIFFLWPAGEALWQSTQAQDAFGLSSNFVGLQNFTELFADPLYLASFKTTLWFCAMVTLAGLAIGLLLAVCADRVVRGGRLYRSLLIWPYAVAPAIAGILWMFLFNPSIGLIAHALQSHGIIWNHALNGGQAMFLVVLASVWQQVSYNFLFFYAGLQAIPRSLIEAAAIDGAGPVRRFFGIVFPLLAPTTFFLLVVNVVYAFFDTFPVIDATTAGGPAQSTRTLIYKIYADGFRGLDIGSAGAQSVVLMVIVIGLTVFQFRFIERKVQYV; encoded by the coding sequence GTGACGCAAGCGAACGAAGCGGCCTCGGTTTCCGCGTCATCGACGTCATCGTCGCCGTCGCCTTCTCCCCTCGCACCGACCACGCGAGGGGCGCTCGCCAAAGCGCGCGCCCGTGCGCATGCGGCGAATACGCCCTTCGGCGCGTCCTGGTTGCCTTATCTGCTGATTCTGCCGCAACTGGCCATCACCGCGATCTTCTTTTTGTGGCCGGCCGGCGAGGCTTTATGGCAATCCACGCAGGCGCAGGACGCATTCGGCCTATCCAGTAATTTTGTCGGTCTGCAAAACTTTACCGAGCTTTTTGCCGATCCACTCTACCTGGCATCGTTCAAGACCACGTTGTGGTTTTGCGCGATGGTCACGCTGGCAGGGCTGGCCATTGGCTTGCTCCTGGCCGTCTGTGCGGACCGTGTCGTGCGTGGGGGGCGGCTCTATCGTTCCTTGCTGATCTGGCCGTACGCCGTCGCGCCGGCGATCGCCGGTATTCTCTGGATGTTTCTGTTCAATCCGAGTATCGGCCTGATTGCGCACGCGCTGCAATCGCACGGGATCATCTGGAACCACGCGCTGAATGGCGGCCAGGCGATGTTCCTGGTGGTACTGGCGTCGGTATGGCAGCAGGTCAGTTATAACTTCTTGTTTTTCTATGCCGGACTGCAGGCGATTCCTCGTTCATTGATCGAGGCGGCCGCCATCGATGGTGCCGGACCGGTGCGACGCTTCTTCGGCATCGTCTTTCCCTTGCTCGCGCCCACGACCTTCTTTCTGCTGGTCGTCAACGTGGTCTATGCGTTTTTCGATACCTTCCCGGTCATCGATGCCACCACCGCCGGTGGACCGGCACAATCGACGCGCACCTTGATCTATAAGATCTATGCCGACGGTTTCCGCGGCCTCGATATCGGCAGTGCCGGTGCGCAATCGGTGGTACTGATGGTGATCGTCATCGGTTTGACCGTTTTTCAATTCCGCTTCATTGAACGCAAGGTGCAATACGTATGA
- the ugpE gene encoding sn-glycerol-3-phosphate ABC transporter permease UgpE produces MIEHRRGFDLFCHAVLIVGLVLIAFPLYIAFTAATMNESEVFTVPMSLIPSTHLFENIAHVWTQGTGNATAPFGHLLLNSLAMALGITAGKIVVSILSAYAIVFFRFPFRNTAFWLIFITLMLPVEVRIFPTVQVVSTLHLMNSYAGLTLPLIASATATFLFRQFFMTLPSELLEAARIDGAGPMRCFIDIVLPLTKTTIAALFVITFIYGWNQYLWPILVVNQNGWQTAVVGIKQMIGIGDTATEWHLVMTATLLAMLPPLLVVIAMQRWFVRGLVDTEK; encoded by the coding sequence ATGATCGAGCATCGGCGCGGATTTGATCTCTTCTGTCACGCGGTCCTGATCGTGGGGCTCGTGCTGATCGCCTTTCCGCTCTACATCGCGTTCACCGCTGCCACGATGAACGAAAGTGAAGTGTTCACGGTGCCGATGTCGCTGATTCCCAGCACGCATCTATTCGAAAACATCGCGCATGTCTGGACGCAGGGCACCGGCAATGCCACGGCGCCATTTGGGCATCTGCTGTTGAACAGCCTGGCGATGGCACTGGGCATCACGGCCGGTAAGATCGTCGTCTCGATCCTGTCCGCCTATGCGATCGTTTTCTTTCGCTTTCCGTTTCGCAATACCGCTTTCTGGCTGATCTTCATCACGTTGATGCTGCCGGTGGAGGTGCGGATCTTCCCGACGGTGCAAGTGGTGTCCACATTGCATCTGATGAATAGCTATGCGGGCTTGACGTTGCCGCTGATCGCATCGGCAACGGCCACTTTCCTGTTTCGACAGTTCTTCATGACTTTGCCGTCGGAATTGCTGGAAGCCGCGCGTATCGATGGTGCCGGCCCGATGCGCTGCTTCATCGACATCGTCCTGCCGTTGACGAAGACGACGATCGCCGCGCTGTTCGTCATTACCTTCATCTATGGATGGAATCAGTATCTATGGCCGATCCTGGTCGTCAACCAGAACGGATGGCAGACGGCGGTGGTCGGAATCAAACAGATGATCGGCATTGGTGACACGGCCACCGAATGGCATCTGGTGATGACCGCGACGCTGCTGGCGATGTTGCCGCCGCTGCTGGTCGTCATCGCAATGCAGCGCTGGTTTGTCCGCGGTCTCGTGGACACAGAGAAGTAG
- a CDS encoding sn-glycerol-3-phosphate import ATP-binding protein UgpC yields the protein MAALTLRGVRKTYDGQQYVLHGIDVDIADGEFVVLVGPSGCGKSTLLRMIAGLESVSEGDISIGGTVVNRHEPKDRGIAMVFQNYALYPHMTVAQNMGYALKISGVSRDDIARRVQAAAQTLELDSLLARTPRELSGGQRQRVAMGRAIVREPAVFLFDEPLSNLDARLRVQMRLEMQRLHARLKTTSVYVTHDQIEAMTLAQRVIVMYKGRAEQIGTPADVYDRPASVFVAGFIGSPAMNLMEGRVTDDGRAFEVQDGGPVLIFDTTARSMSYASLAGRRCILGIRPEHMALASASSELSYKTGQSSTAASAAPPGATLPVDVCERTGADNLARGRWGGHDIAVRLPHDVTPAPGELLPVTLPAHRLHFFDADSTRRIEG from the coding sequence ATGGCGGCATTGACGCTCAGAGGCGTACGTAAGACTTACGACGGACAGCAATATGTCTTGCATGGTATCGATGTCGATATCGCCGACGGCGAATTTGTCGTTCTGGTAGGGCCGTCGGGCTGCGGCAAGTCCACCTTGCTGAGGATGATTGCCGGTCTAGAAAGCGTGTCCGAAGGCGATATCTCGATCGGGGGCACCGTCGTCAACCGACACGAGCCGAAGGATCGCGGCATCGCGATGGTGTTTCAGAATTATGCGCTGTACCCCCATATGACGGTCGCGCAGAATATGGGATATGCGCTGAAAATCAGCGGGGTATCGCGCGACGACATCGCCCGTCGCGTGCAAGCGGCGGCACAGACGCTCGAACTGGACAGCCTGCTGGCGCGCACGCCGCGCGAACTGTCGGGCGGTCAGCGGCAGCGCGTGGCGATGGGCCGCGCCATCGTCCGCGAGCCGGCGGTCTTCCTGTTCGACGAGCCGCTGTCGAATCTCGACGCGCGGCTAAGGGTGCAGATGCGGCTCGAGATGCAGCGCCTGCACGCGCGTTTGAAAACCACCAGCGTCTACGTCACCCACGATCAGATCGAGGCGATGACGCTGGCGCAGCGCGTCATCGTCATGTATAAGGGCCGTGCCGAGCAGATCGGCACCCCGGCCGACGTCTATGATCGGCCGGCCAGTGTCTTCGTCGCCGGTTTCATCGGCTCGCCGGCGATGAATCTGATGGAGGGACGCGTTACCGATGATGGCCGCGCATTCGAGGTGCAGGATGGCGGTCCGGTCCTGATCTTCGACACGACGGCAAGGTCGATGTCATATGCCAGTCTTGCCGGGCGACGGTGTATCCTTGGCATCCGGCCCGAACATATGGCCTTGGCGTCCGCCTCATCCGAGCTATCGTATAAAACGGGGCAGTCGTCGACTGCCGCCTCGGCCGCACCGCCCGGCGCGACATTGCCGGTGGATGTGTGCGAGCGCACCGGCGCCGATAACCTGGCGCGCGGACGGTGGGGCGGTCATGATATTGCCGTACGCCTGCCGCATGACGTCACACCGGCACCCGGCGAACTGTTGCCGGTGACGCTGCCGGCGCATCGCCTGCATTTCTTCGATGCCGATAGCACGCGTCGAATCGAAGGATAG
- the ugpQ gene encoding glycerophosphodiester phosphodiesterase — protein sequence MKSSSPSSSSEVSSAVGASTTPSHRWPYPSIAAHRGGGALAPENTLEAIDTGARLGHQMIEFDARCGVDDIVFLLHDDQVERTTNGSGDASTLPWHRLQTLDAGSWFDARFAGARIPTLGDVADRCLALGLHANVEIKPGPGLERHTGQVVAREVLRYWKGSPAAPLLSSFSYEALAAAAEVAPQLPRGMLCGSWSDPWREQTQALSCVSLHIRHTELTQARVAEVKAAGLCLLAYTVNDPARAATLLEWGVDTICTDRIDLIGPRFATPG from the coding sequence ATGAAATCATCGTCTCCGTCTTCCTCTTCCGAGGTATCCTCCGCTGTTGGCGCATCGACTACGCCGTCGCATCGCTGGCCGTATCCGTCGATTGCCGCGCATCGCGGTGGCGGCGCGCTGGCACCGGAGAATACGTTGGAGGCAATCGACACCGGGGCCCGTCTCGGGCACCAGATGATCGAATTCGACGCGCGCTGCGGCGTCGACGATATCGTGTTTCTGCTGCATGACGATCAAGTCGAACGCACGACCAACGGCAGCGGCGACGCATCGACGTTGCCGTGGCATCGCTTGCAAACCTTGGACGCCGGTAGCTGGTTCGATGCCCGCTTTGCCGGCGCGCGTATTCCGACGCTCGGCGATGTCGCAGACCGATGTCTGGCACTCGGCCTGCATGCCAATGTCGAGATCAAACCCGGTCCTGGCTTGGAGCGGCATACCGGACAGGTGGTAGCGCGGGAGGTGCTGAGATACTGGAAGGGCAGCCCGGCCGCGCCGTTGTTGTCGTCTTTCTCATATGAAGCACTGGCGGCGGCCGCGGAAGTGGCGCCGCAGTTGCCTCGCGGGATGCTGTGCGGCAGCTGGTCCGATCCCTGGCGCGAGCAGACGCAGGCCTTGTCCTGCGTCTCGCTTCATATCCGCCACACCGAGTTGACGCAGGCGCGCGTTGCCGAGGTCAAGGCGGCCGGTTTGTGCTTGCTCGCTTACACGGTGAATGACCCGGCCCGGGCAGCGACGCTGCTGGAATGGGGCGTCGATACGATTTGTACCGATCGTATCGATCTCATCGGGCCGCGCTTCGCCACGCCAGGCTGA